Part of the Candidatus Bathyarchaeota archaeon genome, TTTCTAGAAAAGTGCACATCGAACGGACTCCAAAACTCTCAAATGCTAAAGGCAAAACTTCGATTTTTCCTATCTTCGATTCTTTTCCCTCAGATAAAGATACTCGAAAAGGTTCTATTGTTAAATTTTTATCTTGGTTTTTAAATTATTTTTAAGGGTAGGCGATGACGAGTCTGGCCCAATTGAATAAATGATATAGATCTTGAGTGCGAGAGCCTACTGCTTAATTTTTGAATGAGAAAGATTAAATTTCAGAATGTTTGGAAGTTCACTCTAATAATGCTAAGATCTCAATTATGTGGCAAAATTCCGTATTCTGAATTAGAGACTATAATATTCAAACATCTTGGAGTTTTAAACAAGAAAGTTATTCTTGGACCTAAGATTGGCGAGGATGCGGCGATACTAAAAATAGGATCTAAAGTGATAATTATTAGTACTGATCCTATTACTGGCGCAACAAAAAACATAGGCTGGCTTTCAGTTCATATTAATGCAAATGATGTAGCATCTTATGGTATTAAACCATCTTGGTTCTTATGTTCAATATTACTTCCAGAAAATTCTGATAAGAAATTGATCAAAGAAATTATGAATGAAATAGACCAAGCTTGTAGAGAATTGAAGGTATCTGTAATAGGAGGACATTCAGAAATTTCACCACAACTAAATCGACCAATTGTAATTGGTACTATGTTGGGAGAAACAGACTCTGGAAAATATGTGACCTCAAGCGGAGCAAAAAATGGAGACAAAATAATGATTACAAAAAGTGTTGGATTGGAAGGCACAGCCATTCTAGCATCAGAATTTGAAAAAAAATTAAATCGGAAAATCGACAACAGATCATTAAAAAGAGCAAAAAAATTCTTAAAAAGCATAAGTATTGTGAAAGATGCTCTGACAGCTATGAAAGCAGGTGGAGTAACTGCTATGCATGATCCAACCGAAGGTGGTTTGATGAATGGATTATGGGAGATTGCAGAAGCTTCTAACGTTGGATTGCAAGTCTGTGAATCAGAAATTCCAATAGCTATAGAGACTAAAGAAATATGCCAGGTGTTCGGAATTGATTACCTTAGACTCATGAGTTCGGGTGCTCTATTAATTACAAGTAGACCGGAAAAATCAGAAAAGATCCTAACTTCACTTAAAAGAAATAAAATTCATGCATCTGCTATAGGAGAAATAAATACTAAAAAAGCGGGCAGGTTTCTTTTAAAAAACGATGGAAAAAAAGTCAAAATAAGATCACAAGCTCAAGATGAGTTATATAAAGCTATAAGAGATTTTGCCTTATGAATCAAGATTTTACAAGAAAAATATGGTTACTAATTTCAATTGCATCTGGAATAGTAACTCTTTCGATTATATTATATTCCATTCTAAAATATCCAGAATTTCAAATATATGGGGAACAATTCATTAAAGATGAATGGTC contains:
- a CDS encoding AIR synthase family protein encodes the protein MLRSQLCGKIPYSELETIIFKHLGVLNKKVILGPKIGEDAAILKIGSKVIIISTDPITGATKNIGWLSVHINANDVASYGIKPSWFLCSILLPENSDKKLIKEIMNEIDQACRELKVSVIGGHSEISPQLNRPIVIGTMLGETDSGKYVTSSGAKNGDKIMITKSVGLEGTAILASEFEKKLNRKIDNRSLKRAKKFLKSISIVKDALTAMKAGGVTAMHDPTEGGLMNGLWEIAEASNVGLQVCESEIPIAIETKEICQVFGIDYLRLMSSGALLITSRPEKSEKILTSLKRNKIHASAIGEINTKKAGRFLLKNDGKKVKIRSQAQDELYKAIRDFAL